A part of Desulfobacter sp. genomic DNA contains:
- a CDS encoding SLC13 family permease yields the protein MQRFKWAFPVIGAMILAVFIVTPGDSFFSPRPSMARAASGPTPSPAEKKGSAYGSRAPRHIVIEMPLLTPLITGETGTFEISAHLRRNTAPGPPSVGWTPNKAAPLMGWLAAPENSGIEFLDKTHPERPRRHIMIKFAPSPANQPLTATVQYHVNKHTSAGHYKFWMEIYGQLTRGDGTQFQDTGAIRLPVEIDTHLNTKLLMLLVIGIAVLLFIMEWVRVDVVAMAMMVLLPELGLLNARDTFKGISSNAVMAIIGVMIISYGLNRAGLVSRMIQPLLKLVGKSPKRLTIIFSGLIAVISSVMQNTGAAVLFLPGIRMAASYRLKIPISRVLMPIGMAAILGGTLTMIGTSPLILLNDILPEGMPKFGLLELTPIGLSLVAGGIAYLSTAGLGFLSRRPLEKVSNTSGTDNGNGENGILDAYPMIRGPFEISVPDDFEPGQLPLTVTGIRRRFMVNIVAASKSAGACEIAPLPEHRIRPGYTLCVYGPKASVKKFVKDYRLLLKKEPECFKANMFNPSMAGIVEGVVSPRSVLIGQTIKQIRFRETFGVNPLAIHQSGKTYYQELADRPLQAGDAVLVHGTWEQFHALEELHQNLIIITPFEEEFHKPENSGRAMLCFGTSLFLMLLSSFYFQNRPYNPIPLSVCLMLGAVGMVISKVITINEAYRAVDWRTVFLLGGLIPLGMAVDQTGTAEWIAKSIVTGMGPSMSPLLLLILLAVLSCAFTTVISNVGACTLLVPLGVSIASQIGVDPRVAAIVVGIGVSNSFILPTHQVNALYMGPGEYRTRDYIKIGGILAVIYIAILVTVTWAFYL from the coding sequence ATGCAAAGATTTAAATGGGCATTTCCGGTTATCGGCGCCATGATCTTGGCTGTCTTCATCGTCACCCCGGGTGATTCCTTTTTCTCCCCCCGGCCTTCAATGGCCCGGGCAGCATCCGGCCCCACGCCGTCCCCCGCCGAGAAAAAGGGCAGCGCATACGGTTCCCGCGCGCCCCGCCATATTGTGATTGAAATGCCCTTGCTCACCCCGCTGATCACGGGTGAAACCGGAACCTTTGAGATTTCAGCCCATTTGAGGCGAAATACGGCCCCAGGCCCGCCGTCTGTCGGGTGGACCCCGAATAAGGCAGCCCCGCTGATGGGCTGGCTCGCCGCCCCTGAAAACAGTGGCATCGAATTCCTTGATAAAACCCATCCGGAAAGGCCCCGCCGCCACATCATGATAAAATTCGCCCCCTCTCCTGCGAACCAGCCCTTAACCGCCACCGTGCAATACCATGTAAACAAGCATACCAGTGCGGGCCACTACAAATTCTGGATGGAAATTTATGGCCAGCTCACCCGTGGGGACGGAACACAATTCCAGGATACGGGAGCGATCCGGCTGCCCGTTGAAATCGACACCCACCTCAACACCAAGCTGCTGATGCTGCTGGTGATCGGCATTGCAGTCCTGCTTTTCATTATGGAGTGGGTCCGTGTGGATGTTGTGGCCATGGCCATGATGGTGCTGCTTCCGGAGCTTGGGCTGCTCAACGCCCGGGACACCTTCAAGGGAATCAGCAGCAATGCGGTGATGGCGATTATCGGGGTGATGATCATCAGCTATGGACTTAACCGCGCAGGCCTGGTCAGCCGTATGATTCAGCCGCTGCTCAAACTGGTCGGCAAAAGCCCGAAGCGCCTGACGATAATTTTCTCCGGCCTGATCGCTGTCATTTCAAGCGTCATGCAGAACACGGGGGCGGCGGTGCTGTTTCTGCCGGGCATCAGAATGGCCGCCTCATACCGGTTGAAAATCCCCATATCCCGGGTGCTCATGCCCATCGGCATGGCCGCAATCCTCGGGGGTACCCTGACGATGATCGGTACAAGCCCTTTGATCCTGCTCAACGATATTTTACCGGAAGGAATGCCCAAATTCGGCCTTCTTGAATTGACGCCCATCGGCCTCAGCCTGGTTGCGGGCGGGATTGCATATCTGTCAACCGCAGGCCTTGGGTTTCTTTCCAGACGCCCCCTGGAGAAAGTCTCCAACACATCCGGAACGGACAACGGCAATGGAGAAAACGGCATACTTGATGCTTATCCCATGATCCGCGGGCCGTTTGAAATTTCTGTGCCGGATGATTTTGAACCAGGGCAGCTCCCCCTGACGGTGACAGGCATCCGCCGCCGATTTATGGTAAACATCGTGGCCGCTTCAAAATCTGCCGGTGCTTGTGAAATCGCCCCGCTTCCGGAACACCGGATCCGCCCGGGATACACCCTTTGTGTCTACGGCCCTAAAGCATCGGTGAAAAAATTCGTAAAAGACTACCGGCTCCTGTTAAAAAAAGAGCCGGAGTGCTTCAAGGCAAATATGTTCAACCCCTCCATGGCGGGCATCGTCGAAGGGGTGGTGTCCCCCCGCTCTGTCCTTATCGGTCAGACCATCAAGCAGATCCGTTTCCGGGAAACATTCGGGGTAAATCCGCTGGCCATCCATCAGTCCGGAAAAACCTATTACCAGGAGCTGGCGGACCGGCCGCTGCAAGCCGGTGATGCCGTGCTGGTCCACGGCACCTGGGAACAATTTCACGCATTGGAGGAGCTGCACCAGAACCTGATCATCATCACCCCCTTTGAAGAAGAATTTCATAAGCCTGAAAATTCCGGAAGGGCCATGCTCTGTTTTGGGACATCCCTTTTTCTGATGCTATTGTCCAGTTTCTATTTTCAGAACCGCCCCTATAACCCCATCCCGCTGTCCGTCTGCCTCATGCTGGGCGCCGTGGGCATGGTCATCAGCAAGGTGATCACCATAAACGAAGCCTACCGGGCGGTGGACTGGCGCACGGTTTTCCTTCTGGGAGGCCTTATCCCCCTTGGCATGGCCGTTGACCAGACCGGTACGGCCGAATGGATCGCCAAAAGCATTGTCACCGGCATGGGCCCGTCCATGTCTCCCCTGCTTTTGCTCATCCTCCTGGCCGTATTAAGCTGCGCATTCACCACAGTGATTTCCAATGTCGGTGCCTGCACCCTGCTGGTGCCGCTGGGCGTTTCAATTGCCAGCCAAATCGGTGTCGATCCCCGTGTGGCAGCCATTGTCGTGGGCATCGGGGTGTCCAATTCCTTTATTCTGCCCACCCACCAGGTCAATGCGCTGTACATGGGCCCCGGCGAATACCGGACACGGGATTATATTAAAATAGGCGGCATTCTGGCCGTCATCTACATTGCCATTCTTGTGACCGTTACCTGGGCATTTTACCTCTAG